In Myxocyprinus asiaticus isolate MX2 ecotype Aquarium Trade chromosome 8, UBuf_Myxa_2, whole genome shotgun sequence, a single genomic region encodes these proteins:
- the LOC127445336 gene encoding protein SON-like isoform X2, translated as MATNIEQIFRDFVMNKIKEIADESQENSRTDDMHCNTVEPQSEPVTETREDGLPTEQINTTTDKVTYTDLQDDHGKEDTSTKHRKSKKHKKHKSKKKKKKHKDGKETESDRETQESGKKKKRKKKKKSREADKAKRSGSCSESSSASGSEFESQSKPSRENTKSSSAGTASKSELKETSGFDKSQELPDIISKMENHVHNNIENERAKDKKRSSSRTSKREENCRGRRTRSRSPKRKSKHRSRSWSSKRHRKSKSRSGSRNSPRKRSSMHRERSRSRSKRRNKQSRSRFVRRGRNSRSKSHSRRTRSRSVVILRKNRRSASKSRAHSPRCRNRSRSRSQGRTKHSKSRSKSKSSSVSKDRQKKTETINNDIVPAKDNCLSSGMQQNVSQKTTENGQSPQVAVNTEARPHEIVVDGSDSVLNAVGIIGSWRPVPFSSQFTESNSSQKCITLELPLEEISVSAEISTSSTVEPKDSECTINPEKEETTTISTTDTQTSIENNSVSPSKSPNPQRSKRAAISISKSSSKRRKSRSSSRNKSKSRSPSQRRSGKSKMQNKCYKSRSPKRKRSRSPGKRRRSKTPDRSRRSRSRRRSRSHSRRQSRSGSRWRRGFGGRSLNQRDRWKREPSRSPVLILRKKRSTSKTRRSASKTPPRLTELDKEQLLEIAKANAAAMCAKAGVPIPESLRPKATAMSLSLGVPVMSNMTMNAALASMTAATMTAALSSMGALASLPQFAPLPTIVNKPPASTTPNLASIEEAKRRVTKQANSFSIQELTERCKKIAESKEEMAIAKPHMSDDEDDEKPFGGTSLKQNKGIAFSLSSTSIKPAVRTEAVFAKEFPVSSGSQHRKKEADGVYGEWVPVKKKTEKPSASGSAETEESSKDNDSVFPEAPSQPVDITLAVSERAVAQKRLEENPFDISAMCMLNRAQEQVDAWAQSNTIPGFFTGSTGAQVLSSDELSNSGPQAWIKKMQDGLLTSLYSS; from the exons ATGGCGACCAACATCGAGCAGATATTCAGGGATTTTGTAATGAATAAAATCAAAGAAATCGCGGATGAATCTCAAGAGAACAG TCGGACAGATGACATGCATTGTAATACTGTGGAACCACAATCTGAGCCTGTCACAGAGACGAGAGAAGATGGACTTCCAACAGAACAAATTAACACAACAACAG ATAAAGTCACATATACTGACCTCCAGGATGACCATGGTAAAGAGGACACCAGCACTAAACACAGGAAGAgtaaaaagcacaaaaaacacaaaagtaaaaagaagaaaaagaaacataAGGACGGAAAAGAGACTGAGTCTGACAGAGAGACTCAAGAAAG TggaaagaaaaagaagagaaagaaaaagaaaaaatcacgAGAGGCAGACAAAGCGAAAAGGTCTGGCTCATGTTCTGAAAGCTCTTCTGCATCTGGATCAGAATTTGAATCCCAATCTAAACCTTCCAGAGAAAATACTAAATCATCATCAGCAGGTACGGCTTCAAAGTCAGAGCTAAAGGAAACATCTGGTTTTGATAAGTCTCAGGAGTTACCTGACATTATTTCCAAGATGGAAAATCATGTCCACAACAACATAGAAAATGAAAGGGCCAAGGACAAGAAACGAAGCTCCAGCAGGACATCTAAAAGAGAGGAGAACTGCAGAGGCAGACGAACCAGATCAAGATCACCCAAACGGAAATCTAAACACCGATCAAGATCCTGGTCTTCTAAACGACATCGGAAATCAAAGTCTAGATCCGGTTCTAGAAATAGTCCCAGAAAGAGGTCTAGTATGCATAGAGAGAGAAGTAGATCGAGGTCAAAGAGACGGAATAAACAATCCAGGTCTCGTTTTGTCAGAAGAGGCAGAAATTCAAGATCCAAGTCGCATTCCAGGCGGACTAGATCAAGGTCTGTTGTAATCTTAAGGAAGAACCGAAGGTCTGCATCAAAATCTAGAGCCCACTCTCCACGATGTAGGAACCGTTCCAGGAGTAGGTCGCAAGGAAGAACAAAACATTCTAAATCAAGGTCCAAATCAAAATCTAGTTCTGTTTCAAAAGACAGGCAGAAGAAAACCGAAACTATTAATAATGATATTGTTCCAGCAAAGGACAATTGTTTAAGTTCTGGAATGCAACAAAATGTATCTCAAAAAACAACTGAGAATGGACAAAGTCCACAAGTGGCTGTAAACACAGAAGCCAGGCCACATGAGATTGTTGTGGATGGCTCAGATTCTGTTTTGAATGCAGTTGGCATCATTGGATCTTGGAGACCAGTCCCGTTTTCGAGTCAGTTTACTGAGAGCAactcttcccagaagtgcattaCACTTGAGCTGCCTTTGGAGGAGATCAGTGTATCAGCAGAAATCTCAACATCCTCAACAGTTGAGCCAAAAGATTCTGAGTGTACCATCAACCCTGAAAAGGAAGAAACTACCACAATTTCAACAACAGACACACAGACTTCAATAGAGAATAATTCAGTGTCACCATCAAAGTCTCCCAATCCACAAAGATCCAAAAGAGCTGCAATATCTATATCAAAGTCTTCCTCGAAAAGGAGGAAATCCAGGTCATCTTCACGGAATAAGTCCAAATCTAGATCACCCTCACAAAGAAGAAGCGGCAAGTCCAAAATGCAGAACAAATGTTATAAATCAAGGTCCCCCAAAAGGAAAAGGTCTCGTTCACCAGGTAAAAGAAGAAGGTCTAAAACTCCAGACAGAAGCAGGCGATCAAGATCCAGAAGAAGGTCTCGGTCACATTCAAGGAGGCAATCTCGATCAGGCTCACGTTGGAGAAGAGGTTTTGGAGGTCGATCACTAAATCAACGGGACCGATGGAAACGAGAACCCAGTCGCTCTCCGGTTCTCATTCTTCGTAAGAAAAGGTCGACATCCAAAACTCGCCGAAGCGCCAGCAAGACTCCTCCACGTCTTACGGAGCTTG ATAAGGAACAGTTGCTGGAGATAGCTAAAGCTAACGCCGCAGCTATGTGTGCCAAGGCCGGGGTGCCCATCCCAGAGAGCCTCAGGCCGAAAGCTACAGCCATGTCCCTATCCTTGGGGGTACCAGTGATGTCAAACATGACCATGAATGCTGCTTTGGCTAGTATGACTGCTGCTACGATGACTGCTGCTTTGTCTAGTATGGGTGCCCTGGCGTCATTGCCACAATTTGCCCCTTTACCGACAATTGTCAACAAGCCACCCGCTTCAACCACACCTAATCTAGCCAGTATTGAGGAAGCCAAAAGGAGAGTAACCAAACAagctaacagcttcagcattcaAGAGCTAACTGAG AGATGTAAGAAGATAGCTGAGAGTAAGGAAGAGATGGCCATTGCAAAACCACACATGTcagatgatgaagacgatgagaAGCCATTTGGAGGAACTTCTCTTAAGCAGAACAAGGGCATTGCCTTTAGTCTCAGT AGCACCTCAATAAAGCCAGCTGTCCGAACGGAAGCTGTCTTTGCTAAGGAGTTCCCAGTGTCCTCCGGCTCCCAGCACAGAAAGAAGGAGGCTGATGGTGTGTACGGGGAATGGGTGCCGGTCAAAAAGAAGACTGAAAAGCCATCGGCATCAGGTTCTGCCGAGACTGAAGAGTCCAGCAAGGACAATGACAGTGTCTTTCCTGAAGCGCCTTCTCAA CCGGTGGACATCACATTGGCTGTCAGCGAGAGAGCAGTAGCCCAGAAGAGGCTGGAGGAAAATCCTTTCGACATCAGTGCCATGTGTATGCTCAATCGGGCTCAGGAGCAA GTGGATGCCTGGGCCCAGTCTAACACAATTCCTGGCTTCTTCACTGGTTCAACAGGTGCCCAAGTGCTCTCATCTGATGAGCTGTCTAACAGCGGCCCACAGGCTTGGATTAAGAAG ATGCAGGATGGGCTTCTCACCTCACTGTACTCTTCTTAA
- the LOC127445336 gene encoding protein SON-like isoform X3, which translates to MATNIEQIFRDFVMNKIKEIADESQENSRTDDMHCNTVEPQSEPVTETREDGLPTEQINTTTDKVTYTDLQDDHGKEDTSTKHRKSKKHKKHKSKKKKKKHKDGKETESDRETQESGKKKKRKKKKKSREADKAKRSGSCSESSSASGSEFESQSKPSRENTKSSSAGTASKSELKETSGFDKSQELPDIISKMENHVHNNIENERAKDKKRSSSRTSKREENCRGRRTRSRSPKRKSKHRSRSWSSKRHRKSKSRSGSRNSPRKRSSMHRERSRSRSKRRNKQSRSRFVRRGRNSRSKSHSRRTRSRSVVILRKNRRSASKSRAHSPRCRNRSRSRSQGRTKHSKSRSKSKSSSVSKDRQKKTETINNDIVPAKDNCLSSGMQQNVSQKTTENGQSPQVAVNTEARPHEIVVDGSDSVLNAVGIIGSWRPVPFSSQFTESNSSQKCITLELPLEEISVSAEISTSSTVEPKDSECTINPEKEETTTISTTDTQTSIENNSVSPSKSPNPQRSKRAAISISKSSSKRRKSRSSSRNKSKSRSPSQRRSGKSKMQNKCYKSRSPKRKRSRSPGKRRRSKTPDRSRRSRSRRRSRSHSRRQSRSGSRWRRGFGGRSLNQRDRWKREPSRSPVLILRKKRSTSKTRRSASKTPPRLTELDKEQLLEIAKANAAAMCAKAGVPIPESLRPKATAMSLSLGVPVMSNMTMNAALASMTAATMTAALSSMGALASLPQFAPLPTIVNKPPASTTPNLASIEEAKRRVTKQANSFSIQELTERCKKIAESKEEMAIAKPHMSDDEDDEKPFGGTSLKQNKGIAFSLSSTSIKPAVRTEAVFAKEFPVSSGSQHRKKEADGVYGEWVPVKKKTEKPSASGSAETEESSKDNDSVFPEAPSQPVDITLAVSERAVAQKRLEENPFDISAMCMLNRAQEQVDAWAQSNTIPGFFTGSTGAQVLSSDELSNSGPQAWIKKGQSL; encoded by the exons ATGGCGACCAACATCGAGCAGATATTCAGGGATTTTGTAATGAATAAAATCAAAGAAATCGCGGATGAATCTCAAGAGAACAG TCGGACAGATGACATGCATTGTAATACTGTGGAACCACAATCTGAGCCTGTCACAGAGACGAGAGAAGATGGACTTCCAACAGAACAAATTAACACAACAACAG ATAAAGTCACATATACTGACCTCCAGGATGACCATGGTAAAGAGGACACCAGCACTAAACACAGGAAGAgtaaaaagcacaaaaaacacaaaagtaaaaagaagaaaaagaaacataAGGACGGAAAAGAGACTGAGTCTGACAGAGAGACTCAAGAAAG TggaaagaaaaagaagagaaagaaaaagaaaaaatcacgAGAGGCAGACAAAGCGAAAAGGTCTGGCTCATGTTCTGAAAGCTCTTCTGCATCTGGATCAGAATTTGAATCCCAATCTAAACCTTCCAGAGAAAATACTAAATCATCATCAGCAGGTACGGCTTCAAAGTCAGAGCTAAAGGAAACATCTGGTTTTGATAAGTCTCAGGAGTTACCTGACATTATTTCCAAGATGGAAAATCATGTCCACAACAACATAGAAAATGAAAGGGCCAAGGACAAGAAACGAAGCTCCAGCAGGACATCTAAAAGAGAGGAGAACTGCAGAGGCAGACGAACCAGATCAAGATCACCCAAACGGAAATCTAAACACCGATCAAGATCCTGGTCTTCTAAACGACATCGGAAATCAAAGTCTAGATCCGGTTCTAGAAATAGTCCCAGAAAGAGGTCTAGTATGCATAGAGAGAGAAGTAGATCGAGGTCAAAGAGACGGAATAAACAATCCAGGTCTCGTTTTGTCAGAAGAGGCAGAAATTCAAGATCCAAGTCGCATTCCAGGCGGACTAGATCAAGGTCTGTTGTAATCTTAAGGAAGAACCGAAGGTCTGCATCAAAATCTAGAGCCCACTCTCCACGATGTAGGAACCGTTCCAGGAGTAGGTCGCAAGGAAGAACAAAACATTCTAAATCAAGGTCCAAATCAAAATCTAGTTCTGTTTCAAAAGACAGGCAGAAGAAAACCGAAACTATTAATAATGATATTGTTCCAGCAAAGGACAATTGTTTAAGTTCTGGAATGCAACAAAATGTATCTCAAAAAACAACTGAGAATGGACAAAGTCCACAAGTGGCTGTAAACACAGAAGCCAGGCCACATGAGATTGTTGTGGATGGCTCAGATTCTGTTTTGAATGCAGTTGGCATCATTGGATCTTGGAGACCAGTCCCGTTTTCGAGTCAGTTTACTGAGAGCAactcttcccagaagtgcattaCACTTGAGCTGCCTTTGGAGGAGATCAGTGTATCAGCAGAAATCTCAACATCCTCAACAGTTGAGCCAAAAGATTCTGAGTGTACCATCAACCCTGAAAAGGAAGAAACTACCACAATTTCAACAACAGACACACAGACTTCAATAGAGAATAATTCAGTGTCACCATCAAAGTCTCCCAATCCACAAAGATCCAAAAGAGCTGCAATATCTATATCAAAGTCTTCCTCGAAAAGGAGGAAATCCAGGTCATCTTCACGGAATAAGTCCAAATCTAGATCACCCTCACAAAGAAGAAGCGGCAAGTCCAAAATGCAGAACAAATGTTATAAATCAAGGTCCCCCAAAAGGAAAAGGTCTCGTTCACCAGGTAAAAGAAGAAGGTCTAAAACTCCAGACAGAAGCAGGCGATCAAGATCCAGAAGAAGGTCTCGGTCACATTCAAGGAGGCAATCTCGATCAGGCTCACGTTGGAGAAGAGGTTTTGGAGGTCGATCACTAAATCAACGGGACCGATGGAAACGAGAACCCAGTCGCTCTCCGGTTCTCATTCTTCGTAAGAAAAGGTCGACATCCAAAACTCGCCGAAGCGCCAGCAAGACTCCTCCACGTCTTACGGAGCTTG ATAAGGAACAGTTGCTGGAGATAGCTAAAGCTAACGCCGCAGCTATGTGTGCCAAGGCCGGGGTGCCCATCCCAGAGAGCCTCAGGCCGAAAGCTACAGCCATGTCCCTATCCTTGGGGGTACCAGTGATGTCAAACATGACCATGAATGCTGCTTTGGCTAGTATGACTGCTGCTACGATGACTGCTGCTTTGTCTAGTATGGGTGCCCTGGCGTCATTGCCACAATTTGCCCCTTTACCGACAATTGTCAACAAGCCACCCGCTTCAACCACACCTAATCTAGCCAGTATTGAGGAAGCCAAAAGGAGAGTAACCAAACAagctaacagcttcagcattcaAGAGCTAACTGAG AGATGTAAGAAGATAGCTGAGAGTAAGGAAGAGATGGCCATTGCAAAACCACACATGTcagatgatgaagacgatgagaAGCCATTTGGAGGAACTTCTCTTAAGCAGAACAAGGGCATTGCCTTTAGTCTCAGT AGCACCTCAATAAAGCCAGCTGTCCGAACGGAAGCTGTCTTTGCTAAGGAGTTCCCAGTGTCCTCCGGCTCCCAGCACAGAAAGAAGGAGGCTGATGGTGTGTACGGGGAATGGGTGCCGGTCAAAAAGAAGACTGAAAAGCCATCGGCATCAGGTTCTGCCGAGACTGAAGAGTCCAGCAAGGACAATGACAGTGTCTTTCCTGAAGCGCCTTCTCAA CCGGTGGACATCACATTGGCTGTCAGCGAGAGAGCAGTAGCCCAGAAGAGGCTGGAGGAAAATCCTTTCGACATCAGTGCCATGTGTATGCTCAATCGGGCTCAGGAGCAA GTGGATGCCTGGGCCCAGTCTAACACAATTCCTGGCTTCTTCACTGGTTCAACAGGTGCCCAAGTGCTCTCATCTGATGAGCTGTCTAACAGCGGCCCACAGGCTTGGATTAAGAAG GGTCAGTCCTTGTAG
- the LOC127445336 gene encoding protein SON-like isoform X1 produces MATNIEQIFRDFVMNKIKEIADESQENSRTDDMHCNTVEPQSEPVTETREDGLPTEQINTTTDKVTYTDLQDDHGKEDTSTKHRKSKKHKKHKSKKKKKKHKDGKETESDRETQESGKKKKRKKKKKSREADKAKRSGSCSESSSASGSEFESQSKPSRENTKSSSAGTASKSELKETSGFDKSQELPDIISKMENHVHNNIENERAKDKKRSSSRTSKREENCRGRRTRSRSPKRKSKHRSRSWSSKRHRKSKSRSGSRNSPRKRSSMHRERSRSRSKRRNKQSRSRFVRRGRNSRSKSHSRRTRSRSVVILRKNRRSASKSRAHSPRCRNRSRSRSQGRTKHSKSRSKSKSSSVSKDRQKKTETINNDIVPAKDNCLSSGMQQNVSQKTTENGQSPQVAVNTEARPHEIVVDGSDSVLNAVGIIGSWRPVPFSSQFTESNSSQKCITLELPLEEISVSAEISTSSTVEPKDSECTINPEKEETTTISTTDTQTSIENNSVSPSKSPNPQRSKRAAISISKSSSKRRKSRSSSRNKSKSRSPSQRRSGKSKMQNKCYKSRSPKRKRSRSPGKRRRSKTPDRSRRSRSRRRSRSHSRRQSRSGSRWRRGFGGRSLNQRDRWKREPSRSPVLILRKKRSTSKTRRSASKTPPRLTELDKEQLLEIAKANAAAMCAKAGVPIPESLRPKATAMSLSLGVPVMSNMTMNAALASMTAATMTAALSSMGALASLPQFAPLPTIVNKPPASTTPNLASIEEAKRRVTKQANSFSIQELTERCKKIAESKEEMAIAKPHMSDDEDDEKPFGGTSLKQNKGIAFSLSSTSIKPAVRTEAVFAKEFPVSSGSQHRKKEADGVYGEWVPVKKKTEKPSASGSAETEESSKDNDSVFPEAPSQPVDITLAVSERAVAQKRLEENPFDISAMCMLNRAQEQVDAWAQSNTIPGFFTGSTGAQVLSSDELSNSGPQAWIKKDQFLRAAPVSGGMGELLMRKMGWRSGEGLGKHREGTVDPIIIDFKTDRKGLVAEGEKTLKSGNIVVMKDLLGKHPVSALMEMCNKKKWSQPEYVMVHHSGPDHRKNFLFKVVVNGCDYQPQTASPNKKHAKAMAATVALQAMGEVAGDNVHTGPVFTVASNI; encoded by the exons ATGGCGACCAACATCGAGCAGATATTCAGGGATTTTGTAATGAATAAAATCAAAGAAATCGCGGATGAATCTCAAGAGAACAG TCGGACAGATGACATGCATTGTAATACTGTGGAACCACAATCTGAGCCTGTCACAGAGACGAGAGAAGATGGACTTCCAACAGAACAAATTAACACAACAACAG ATAAAGTCACATATACTGACCTCCAGGATGACCATGGTAAAGAGGACACCAGCACTAAACACAGGAAGAgtaaaaagcacaaaaaacacaaaagtaaaaagaagaaaaagaaacataAGGACGGAAAAGAGACTGAGTCTGACAGAGAGACTCAAGAAAG TggaaagaaaaagaagagaaagaaaaagaaaaaatcacgAGAGGCAGACAAAGCGAAAAGGTCTGGCTCATGTTCTGAAAGCTCTTCTGCATCTGGATCAGAATTTGAATCCCAATCTAAACCTTCCAGAGAAAATACTAAATCATCATCAGCAGGTACGGCTTCAAAGTCAGAGCTAAAGGAAACATCTGGTTTTGATAAGTCTCAGGAGTTACCTGACATTATTTCCAAGATGGAAAATCATGTCCACAACAACATAGAAAATGAAAGGGCCAAGGACAAGAAACGAAGCTCCAGCAGGACATCTAAAAGAGAGGAGAACTGCAGAGGCAGACGAACCAGATCAAGATCACCCAAACGGAAATCTAAACACCGATCAAGATCCTGGTCTTCTAAACGACATCGGAAATCAAAGTCTAGATCCGGTTCTAGAAATAGTCCCAGAAAGAGGTCTAGTATGCATAGAGAGAGAAGTAGATCGAGGTCAAAGAGACGGAATAAACAATCCAGGTCTCGTTTTGTCAGAAGAGGCAGAAATTCAAGATCCAAGTCGCATTCCAGGCGGACTAGATCAAGGTCTGTTGTAATCTTAAGGAAGAACCGAAGGTCTGCATCAAAATCTAGAGCCCACTCTCCACGATGTAGGAACCGTTCCAGGAGTAGGTCGCAAGGAAGAACAAAACATTCTAAATCAAGGTCCAAATCAAAATCTAGTTCTGTTTCAAAAGACAGGCAGAAGAAAACCGAAACTATTAATAATGATATTGTTCCAGCAAAGGACAATTGTTTAAGTTCTGGAATGCAACAAAATGTATCTCAAAAAACAACTGAGAATGGACAAAGTCCACAAGTGGCTGTAAACACAGAAGCCAGGCCACATGAGATTGTTGTGGATGGCTCAGATTCTGTTTTGAATGCAGTTGGCATCATTGGATCTTGGAGACCAGTCCCGTTTTCGAGTCAGTTTACTGAGAGCAactcttcccagaagtgcattaCACTTGAGCTGCCTTTGGAGGAGATCAGTGTATCAGCAGAAATCTCAACATCCTCAACAGTTGAGCCAAAAGATTCTGAGTGTACCATCAACCCTGAAAAGGAAGAAACTACCACAATTTCAACAACAGACACACAGACTTCAATAGAGAATAATTCAGTGTCACCATCAAAGTCTCCCAATCCACAAAGATCCAAAAGAGCTGCAATATCTATATCAAAGTCTTCCTCGAAAAGGAGGAAATCCAGGTCATCTTCACGGAATAAGTCCAAATCTAGATCACCCTCACAAAGAAGAAGCGGCAAGTCCAAAATGCAGAACAAATGTTATAAATCAAGGTCCCCCAAAAGGAAAAGGTCTCGTTCACCAGGTAAAAGAAGAAGGTCTAAAACTCCAGACAGAAGCAGGCGATCAAGATCCAGAAGAAGGTCTCGGTCACATTCAAGGAGGCAATCTCGATCAGGCTCACGTTGGAGAAGAGGTTTTGGAGGTCGATCACTAAATCAACGGGACCGATGGAAACGAGAACCCAGTCGCTCTCCGGTTCTCATTCTTCGTAAGAAAAGGTCGACATCCAAAACTCGCCGAAGCGCCAGCAAGACTCCTCCACGTCTTACGGAGCTTG ATAAGGAACAGTTGCTGGAGATAGCTAAAGCTAACGCCGCAGCTATGTGTGCCAAGGCCGGGGTGCCCATCCCAGAGAGCCTCAGGCCGAAAGCTACAGCCATGTCCCTATCCTTGGGGGTACCAGTGATGTCAAACATGACCATGAATGCTGCTTTGGCTAGTATGACTGCTGCTACGATGACTGCTGCTTTGTCTAGTATGGGTGCCCTGGCGTCATTGCCACAATTTGCCCCTTTACCGACAATTGTCAACAAGCCACCCGCTTCAACCACACCTAATCTAGCCAGTATTGAGGAAGCCAAAAGGAGAGTAACCAAACAagctaacagcttcagcattcaAGAGCTAACTGAG AGATGTAAGAAGATAGCTGAGAGTAAGGAAGAGATGGCCATTGCAAAACCACACATGTcagatgatgaagacgatgagaAGCCATTTGGAGGAACTTCTCTTAAGCAGAACAAGGGCATTGCCTTTAGTCTCAGT AGCACCTCAATAAAGCCAGCTGTCCGAACGGAAGCTGTCTTTGCTAAGGAGTTCCCAGTGTCCTCCGGCTCCCAGCACAGAAAGAAGGAGGCTGATGGTGTGTACGGGGAATGGGTGCCGGTCAAAAAGAAGACTGAAAAGCCATCGGCATCAGGTTCTGCCGAGACTGAAGAGTCCAGCAAGGACAATGACAGTGTCTTTCCTGAAGCGCCTTCTCAA CCGGTGGACATCACATTGGCTGTCAGCGAGAGAGCAGTAGCCCAGAAGAGGCTGGAGGAAAATCCTTTCGACATCAGTGCCATGTGTATGCTCAATCGGGCTCAGGAGCAA GTGGATGCCTGGGCCCAGTCTAACACAATTCCTGGCTTCTTCACTGGTTCAACAGGTGCCCAAGTGCTCTCATCTGATGAGCTGTCTAACAGCGGCCCACAGGCTTGGATTAAGAAG GACCAGTTCCTGCGAGCTGCACCAGTCTCAGGCGGGATGGGCGAGTTATTAATGAGGAAGATGGGATGGCGTTCAGGGGAGGGTTTGGGGAAGCACAGGGAAGGCACAGTAGATCCCATCATTATTGACTTTAAAACAGACCGCAAGG GGCTTGTAGCAGAAGGTGAAAAGACCCTGAAATCTGGTAACATTGTCGTGATGAAGGATCTTCTAG GCAAGCATCCAGTATCTGCTTTAATGGAGATGTGTAACAAGAAGAAATGGTCACAACCAGAGTATGTGATGGTGCACCACAGCGGACCCGACCACCGCAAGAACTTTCTTTTCAAG GTGGTCGTGAATGGATGTGATTACCAGCCTCAAACTGCCAGTCCTAATAAGAAACATGCCAAGGCAATGGCAGCCACAGTCGCCCTGCAGGCAATGGGAGAGGTTGCAGGCGACAACGTTCATACTGGACCCGTGTTTACTGTAGCCTCCAACATCTGA